One region of Humidesulfovibrio mexicanus genomic DNA includes:
- a CDS encoding TraR/DksA C4-type zinc finger protein, which yields MADIIDDAQATEVLDRLQALARVPGLGTGEAQLVIEGAVCCLECEEPIPLARLAAVPGCVRCAECQEEAEGL from the coding sequence ATGGCCGACATCATCGACGATGCCCAGGCCACCGAGGTCCTCGACCGCCTGCAGGCCCTTGCCCGTGTGCCGGGCCTTGGCACCGGGGAGGCGCAGCTCGTCATCGAGGGCGCGGTGTGCTGCCTGGAGTGCGAGGAGCCCATCCCCCTGGCCAGGCTTGCGGCTGTGCCGGGGTGCGTGCGCTGCGCGGAGTGTCAGGAGGAGGCCGAAGGTCTCTAA
- a CDS encoding phage tail protein: MPYFTVLTKVGQALIATAHATGTPVKLTHLAVGDGEGAQITPREDMSALRREVWRGALNTLSEDPQNPGWIMAEAVVLETIGGFTIREVGLFDETGKLVAVGSLPDSYKPQLAEGSAKTFYIRMRIEIGNASAVTLLIDPSVVLATKEFVAIEVGKVRADLDALAEDVGDHVGNLANPHQVTAAQAGAETAGAVATHNTAVDAHADIRAAIAGITIPQASETVAGMVRLSTAAQALAGTDNATAMSPADVAAAIAATRKPDGLARDNAAMNAFVSWLAAGRASGPVPGGYLWTFLSDEWNKAQAYYSAAEDCYHNVPSGSVDHAGTIHTGTPSVSGYSTVDTSVVMANGSIVTGIRIYSVVPSTGKIYIVQRTAAGAYTVVATGTYSHTGSGWETFALPAAYTVPASGTYMPAAYSANFGACSYHTDGRAIKTGEISGSVTMSEDTVSGLVMGYAADATPANMTIFSPPVSLGFIPAKATAYVLHRAVDAVALNTDITVGASRGSGWAYATDLVDLGAYSASYKLLRASASLSALSSGQSGYARIETANHKRQHIRAVLAWFE, from the coding sequence ATGCCCTATTTCACCGTGTTGACCAAGGTCGGGCAGGCGCTCATCGCCACGGCCCACGCCACGGGCACCCCTGTCAAGCTGACCCATCTTGCCGTGGGCGATGGCGAAGGCGCGCAAATCACGCCGCGCGAGGACATGAGCGCCCTGCGGCGCGAGGTGTGGCGCGGCGCGCTGAACACCCTGTCCGAGGATCCGCAGAACCCCGGCTGGATCATGGCCGAAGCGGTTGTGCTCGAGACGATCGGAGGATTTACTATCCGCGAGGTGGGCCTGTTCGACGAGACAGGCAAGCTCGTGGCCGTGGGCAGCCTGCCGGACAGCTACAAGCCGCAGCTGGCCGAGGGCTCGGCCAAGACCTTCTACATCCGCATGCGTATCGAGATCGGCAACGCCAGTGCGGTGACGCTTTTGATCGACCCCAGCGTGGTGCTGGCCACCAAGGAGTTCGTGGCCATCGAGGTCGGCAAGGTGCGGGCCGACCTGGACGCCCTGGCCGAGGATGTTGGGGACCACGTGGGGAACCTGGCCAACCCGCACCAGGTGACGGCCGCGCAGGCCGGGGCGGAGACGGCGGGAGCTGTGGCCACGCACAACACCGCCGTGGACGCCCACGCGGACATCCGGGCCGCCATCGCTGGCATCACCATCCCCCAGGCCAGCGAGACAGTGGCGGGGATGGTGCGCTTGTCCACGGCCGCGCAGGCCCTCGCAGGCACGGACAACGCCACGGCTATGAGCCCTGCGGATGTGGCAGCGGCCATCGCGGCCACCCGAAAGCCGGACGGGCTGGCTCGCGACAACGCGGCTATGAACGCGTTTGTGTCCTGGCTGGCCGCTGGGCGCGCCAGCGGCCCCGTGCCCGGCGGCTACCTGTGGACCTTCTTGTCCGACGAATGGAATAAAGCCCAGGCGTATTATTCCGCCGCCGAGGACTGCTACCACAATGTCCCGTCCGGATCGGTGGACCATGCAGGCACCATACACACGGGCACGCCCAGCGTCAGCGGCTATTCGACGGTGGACACTTCCGTTGTGATGGCGAATGGGAGCATCGTCACGGGCATCCGCATTTATTCCGTCGTGCCAAGCACGGGGAAAATCTACATCGTGCAGCGCACCGCCGCCGGGGCCTACACTGTCGTGGCAACCGGCACCTACAGCCACACGGGCAGCGGCTGGGAGACGTTTGCCTTGCCTGCCGCGTACACAGTGCCCGCGAGCGGTACATATATGCCTGCGGCCTATTCCGCCAATTTTGGGGCCTGCTCGTATCACACAGATGGGCGAGCGATCAAAACTGGAGAGATCAGCGGCAGCGTCACAATGTCGGAGGACACTGTGTCGGGCTTGGTCATGGGCTATGCGGCCGACGCCACCCCGGCGAACATGACCATCTTCAGCCCGCCGGTCTCGCTGGGGTTCATCCCCGCCAAGGCCACCGCATATGTGCTGCATAGGGCCGTGGACGCCGTGGCCCTGAACACGGACATCACGGTCGGGGCCTCGCGCGGGAGCGGCTGGGCCTACGCCACGGACCTGGTCGACCTTGGGGCCTACAGCGCCAGCTACAAGCTGCTGCGCGCCTCGGCCTCGCTGTCCGCCCTGTCGTCCGGGCAGAGCGGGTACGCGCGGATCGAAACGGCGAACCACAAACGTCAGCACATCCGCGCCGTCCTGGCGTGGTTCGAATAG
- a CDS encoding phage tail protein I has product MMRQADLDLRALLPGSIAGDATVMAMAEGFGQELRTVAGLIDRVRLYDRLDELTEPTLSMLAWQFNVVFWDAQLSDAVKRTLIRQAIPWRRIHGTPACVEQAVAAVFGEPALVVPWFEYGGVPGTFRLEVEITEAPLPPQIADAALDVVKATKNARSHLDELRIIIAGRGGANAACVAMADEAVDVLPWSLAGVDAALPVRSAAAVHVVETHNLVVPK; this is encoded by the coding sequence ATGATGCGCCAGGCCGACCTTGATCTCCGCGCGCTTCTGCCGGGCTCCATCGCGGGCGACGCCACGGTCATGGCCATGGCCGAAGGCTTTGGGCAGGAGCTGCGCACCGTCGCAGGCCTCATCGACAGGGTGCGGCTCTACGATCGCCTGGATGAACTGACCGAGCCGACGCTTTCGATGCTGGCCTGGCAGTTCAACGTGGTCTTTTGGGACGCCCAGCTTTCGGACGCCGTGAAGCGCACCCTCATCCGGCAGGCGATTCCCTGGCGTCGCATCCACGGCACGCCCGCGTGCGTGGAACAGGCCGTGGCCGCTGTGTTTGGCGAGCCCGCCCTTGTGGTGCCCTGGTTTGAGTACGGCGGGGTGCCCGGCACGTTCCGGTTGGAGGTGGAGATCACCGAGGCCCCCCTTCCGCCTCAGATCGCGGACGCGGCCCTGGACGTGGTCAAGGCCACAAAGAACGCGCGCTCACACCTGGACGAGCTGCGCATCATCATCGCAGGGCGCGGTGGCGCAAATGCCGCGTGTGTAGCCATGGCGGACGAGGCGGTGGATGTTTTGCCCTGGAGCCTTGCCGGCGTGGACGCCGCATTGCCGGTGCGCTCCGCCGCTGCCGTGCATGTGGTCGAGACGCATAACCTCGTTGTTCCAAAGTAG